One Oncorhynchus nerka isolate Pitt River linkage group LG5, Oner_Uvic_2.0, whole genome shotgun sequence genomic window carries:
- the LOC135571842 gene encoding proline-rich protein 36-like, with translation MTLFTYHLDNTPDQHPGTPSHDHSNTYLNAHHSQRSTDLPQPASEPPRRGFPPPAPKHRPPQPSFRATQTRLPTPCPQHRAPQPSFRATQTRPPTPLPPAQTTPAQLQSHPDEASHPLPPHRPPQPSFRATQTRTPTPCPQHRPPQPSFRATQTRLPTPCPSAQTTPAQLQSHPDEASHPLPPAQTTPAQLQSHPDEASHRPAPSTDHPSPASEPPRRGLPPPAPSTDHPSPASEPPRRGFPPPAPSTDQPSFRATQTRPPTPCPQHRPPQPSFRATQTRPPTPCPHHRPPPAQLQSHPDEASHPLPPAQTTPAQLQSNPDEASHPCPPAQTTPAQLQSHPDEASHPLPPSTDHPSPASEPPRRGLPPPAPQHRPPQPSFRATQTRPPTPCPQHRPPQPSFRATQTRPPTPCPPAQTTPAQLQSHPDEASHPLPPAQTTPAQLQSHPDENSYPLTSSTDHPSPASEPPRRELLPPDLQHRPPQPSFRATQTRPPTPLPPAQTTPAQLQSHPDEASHPLPPAQTTPAQLQSHPDEASHPLPPAQTTPAQLQSHPDEASHPCPQHRPPQPSFRATQTRPPTPCPQHRPPQPSFRTTPAQLQSHPDEASHPPAPQHRPPQPSFRATQTRLPTALPPAQTTPAQLQSHPDEDSHPLPPAQTTPAQLQSHPDEASHPLPPAQTSPASEPPRRGLPPPAPQHRPPQPSFRATQTRPPCPLPPAQTTPSPASEPPRRGLPPPLPPSTDHPSPASEQPRRGFPPCPQHRPPQPSFRATQTRLPTPCPQHRPPQPSFRATQTRPPTPCPQHRPPQPSFRATQTRPPAPPAPSTDHPSPASEPPRRGLPPPAPSTDHPSPASEPPRRGLPPLPPAQTTPAQLQSHPDENSYPLTSSTDHPSPASEPPRRQLLPPDLQHRPLQPSFRATQTRPPTPCPQHRPPQPSFRATQTRPPTPLPPAQTTPAQLQSHPDEASHPPHPPSTDHPSPASEPPRRGLPPPAPSTDHPSPASEPPRRGLPPLPPAQTTPAQLQSHPDENSHPLPPAQTTPAQLQSHPDEASHPPAPSTDHPSPASEPPRRGLPPPCPPAQTTPAQLQSHPDEASHPLPPAQTTPAQLQSHPDEASHPCPPAQTTPAQLQSHPDEASHPCPHHRPPQPSFRATQTRPPAPCPQHRPPQPSFRATQTRPPTPCPPAQTTPAQLQSHPDEASHPLPPAQTTPAQLQSHPDEASHPLPPSKDHPSPASEPPRRAQTTPAQLQSHPDEASHPLPPAQTTPAQLQSHPDEASHPLPQHRPPQPSFRAIQTRLPTPCPQHRPPQPSFRATQTRPPTPAPSTDHPSPASEPPRRGLPPLPPPQTTPAQLQSHPDEASYPPAPSTDHPSPASEPPRRGFPPPAPSTDHPSPASEPPRRGLPTPCPPAQTTPAQLQSHPDEASHPPAPQHRPPQPSFRATQTRPPTPLPPAQTTPAQLQSHPDEASHPLPPAQTTPAQLQSHPDEASHPLPPAQTTPAQLQSHPDENSHPLTSSTDHPSPASEPPRRELLPPDLQHRPPQPSFRATQTRPPTPCPQHRPPQPSFRATQTRPPTPCPPAQTTPAQLQSHPDEASYPLPPSTDHPSPASEPPRRGLPPLPPAQPQSHPDEASYPLPPTADPHQQEEPHPSRQSYAKANPGSITLTLEL, from the exons atgaccctgttcacct ATCACCTAGACAACACCCCGGACCAGCACCCTGGAACCCCCAGCCACGACCACAGCAACACCTACCTCAATGCCCACCACAGCCAGCGCAGCACAGACCTACCCCAGCCAGCTTCAGAGCCACCCAGACGCGGCTTCCCACCCCCTGCCCCCAAGCAcagaccaccccagcccagcttcAGAGCCACTCAGACGAGGCTTCCCACCCCCTGCCCCCAGCACAGAGCACCCCAGCCCAGCTTCAGAGCCACCCAGACGAGGCCTCCCACCCCCCTGCCCCCAGCAcagaccaccccagcccagcttcagagccacccagacgaggcctcccaccccctgccccca cacagaccaccccagcccagcttcAGAGCGACTCAGACGAGGACTCCCACCCCCTGCCCCCAGCAcagaccaccccagcccagcttcAGAGCCACCCAGACGAGGCTTCCTACCCCCTGCCCCTCAGCAcagaccaccccagcccagcttcagagccacccagacgaggcctcccaccccctgcccccagcacagaccaccccagcccagcttcAGAGCCACCCAGACGAGGCTTCCCACCGCCCTGCCCCCAGCAcagaccaccccagcccagcttcagagccacccagacgaggactcccaccccctgcccccagcacagaccaccccagcccagcttcAGAGCCACCCAGACGAGGCTTCCCACCCCCTGCCCCCAGCACAGACCAGCCCAGCTTCAGAGCCACCCAGACGAGGCCTCCCACCCCCTGCCCCCAGCAcagaccaccccagcccagcttcagagccacccagacgaggcctcctaccccctgcccccaccacagaccacccccagcccagcttcagagccacccagacgaggcctcccaccccctgcccccagcacagaccaccccagcccagcttcAGAGCAACCCAGACGAGGCTTCCCACCCCTGCCCCCCAGCAcagaccaccccagcccagcttcAGAGCCACCCAGACGAGGCTTCCCACCCCCTGCCCCCCAGCAcagaccaccccagcccagcttcagagccacccagacgaggcctcccaccccctgccccccagcacagaccaccccagcccagcttcAGAGCCACCCAGACGAGGCCTCCTACCCCCTGCCCCCAGCAcagaccaccccagcccagcttcagagccacccagacgaggcctcccaccccctgccccccagcacagaccaccccagcccagcttcagagccacccagacgaggcctcccaccccctgcccccagcacagaccaccccagcccagcttcAGAGCCACCCAGACGAGAACTCCTACCCCCTGACCTCCAGCAcagaccaccccagcccagcttcAGAGCCACCCAGACGAGAACTCCTACCCCCTGACCTCCAGCAcagaccaccccagcccagcttcAGAGCCACCCAGACGAGGCCTCCCACCCCCCTGCCCCCAGCAcagaccaccccagcccagcttcagagccacccagacgaggcctcccaccccctgcccccagcacagaccaccccagcccagcttcAGAGCCACCCAGACGAGGCTTCCCACCCCCTGCCCCCAGCAcagaccaccccagcccagcttcAGAGCCACCCAGACGAGGCCTCCCACCCCTGCCCCCAGCAcagaccaccccagcccagcttcagagccacccagacgaggcctcccaccccctgcccccagcacagaccaccccagcccagcttcAGA accaccccagcccagcttcAGAGCCACCCAGACGAGGCCTCCCACCCCCCTGCCCCCCAGCAcagaccaccccagcccagcttcAGAGCCACCCAGACGAGGCTTCCCACCGCCCTGCCCCCAGCAcagaccaccccagcccagcttcagagccacccagacgaggactcccaccccctgcccccagcacagaccaccccagcccagcttcAGAGCCACCCAGACGAGGCTTCCCACCCCCTGCCCCCAGCACAGACCAGCCCAGCTTCAGAGCCACCCAGACGAGGCCTCCCACCCCCTGCCCCCCAGCAcagaccaccccagcccagcttcagagccacccagacgaggcctccctgccccctgcccccagcacagaccacccccagcccagcttcaGAGCCACCCAGACGAGGCCTCCCACCCCCCCTGCCCCCCAGCAcagaccaccccagcccagcttcAGAGCAACCCAGACGAGGCTTCCCCCCCTGCCCCCAGCAcagaccaccccagcccagcttcAGAGCCACCCAGACGAGGCTTCCCACCCCCTGCCCCCAGCAcagaccaccccagcccagcttcagagccacccagacgaggcctcccaccccctgcccccagcacagaccaccccagcccagcttcAGAGCCACCCAGACGAGGCCTCCTGCCCCCCCTGCCCCCAGCAcagaccaccccagcccagcttcagagccacccagacgaggcctcccaccccctgcccccagcacagaccaccccagcccagcttcAGAGCCACCCAGACGAGGCCTCCCACCCCTGCCCCCAGCAcagaccaccccagcccagcttcAGAGCCACCCAGACGAGAACTCCTACCCCCTGACCTCCAGCAcagaccaccccagcccagcttcAGAGCCACCCAGACGACAACTCCTACCCCCTGACCTCCAGCACAGACCACTCCAGCCCAGCTTCAGAGCCACCCAGACGAGGCCTCCCACCCCCTGCCCCCAGCAcagaccaccccagcccagcttcAGAGCCACCCAGACGAGGCCTCCCACCCCCCTGCCCCCAGCAcagaccaccccagcccagcttcAGAGCCACCCAGACGAGGCTTCCCACCCCCCTCACCCCCCCAGCAcagaccaccccagcccagcttcagagccacccagacgaggcctcccaccccctgcccccagcacagaccaccccagcccagcttcAGAGCCACCCAGACGAGGCCTCCCACCCCTGCCCCCAGCAcagaccaccccagcccagcttcAGAGCCACCCAGACGAGAACTCCCACCCCCTGCCCCCAGCAcagaccaccccagcccagcttcAGAGCCACCCAGACGAGGCCTCCCACCCCCCTGCCCCCAGCAcagaccaccccagcccagcttcAGAGCCACCCAGACGAGGCCTCCCACCCCCCTGCCCCCCAGCAcagaccaccccagcccagcttcAGAGCCATCCAGACGAGGCTTCCCACCCCCTGCCCCCAGCAcagaccaccccagcccagcttcAGAGCCACCCAGACGAGGCCTCCCACCCCTGCCCCCCAGCAcagaccaccccagcccagcttcAGAGCCACCCAGACGAGGCCTCCCACCCCTGCCCCCACCAcagaccaccccagcccagcttcagagccacccagacgaggcctcctgccccctgcccccagcacagaccaccccagcccagcttcAGAGCCACCCAGACGAGGCCTCCTACCCCCTGCCCCCCAGCAcagaccaccccagcccagcttcagagccacccagacgaggcctcccaccccctgcccccagcacagaccaccccagcccagcttcAGAGCCACCCAGACGAGGCCTCCCACCCCCTGCCCCCCAGCAAagaccaccccagcccagcttcagagccacccagacgag CAcagaccaccccagcccagcttcagagccacccagacgaggcctcccaccccctgcccccagcacagaccaccccagcccagcttcAGAGCCACCCAGACGAGGCCTCCCACCCCCTGCCCCAgcacagaccaccacagcccagcTTCAGAGCCATCCAGACGAGGCTTCCCACCCCCTGCCCCCAGCAcagaccaccccagcccagcttcAGAGCCACCCAGACGAGGCCTCCCACCCCTGCCCCCAGCAcagaccaccccagcccagcttcAGAGCCACCCAGACGAGGCCTCCCACCCCTGCCCCCACCAcagaccaccccagcccagcttcAGAGCCACCCAGACGAGGCCTCCTACCCCCCTGCCCCCAGCAcagaccaccccagcccagcttcAGAGCCACCCAGACGAGGCTTCCCACCCCCTGCCCCCAGCAcagaccaccccagcccagcttcAGAGCCACCCAGACGAGGCCTTCCCACCCCCTGCCCCCCAGCAcagaccaccccagcccagcttcAGAGCCACCCAGACGAGGCCTCCCACCCCCCTGCCCCCCAGCAcagaccaccccagcccagcttcAGAGCCACCCAGACGAGGCCTCCCACCCCCCTGCCCCCAGCAcagaccaccccagcccagcttcagagccacccagacgaggcctcccaccccctgcccccagcacagaccaccccagcccagcttcagagccacccagacgaggcctcccaccccctgcccccagcacagaccaccccagcccagcttcAGAGCCACCCAGACGAGAACTCCCACCCCCTGACCTCCAGCAcagaccaccccagcccagcttcAGAGCCACCCAGACGAGAACTCCTACCCCCTGACCTCCAGCAcagaccaccccagcccagcttcagagccacccagacgaggcctcccaccccctgcccccagcacagaccaccccagcccagcttcagagccacccagacgaggcctcccaccccctgccccccagcacagaccaccccagcccagcttcAGAGCCACCCAGACGAGGCCTCCTACCCCCTGCCCCCCAGCAcagaccaccccagcccagcttcAGAGCCACCCAGACGAGGCCTCCCACCCCTGCCCCCAGCCCAGCCCCAGAGCCACCCAGACGAGGCCTCCTACCCCCTGCCCCCCACCGCAGACCCACACCAGCAGGAGGAGCCACATCCCAGCAGGCAGAGCTACGCAAAGgctaaccctggctctataaccctgaccctggaactataa